From the genome of Varibaculum prostatecancerukia, one region includes:
- a CDS encoding MarR family winged helix-turn-helix transcriptional regulator, giving the protein MIPQNISSDATDEVDRIILAWQIERPDLDVSPMEVYSRVARLARHLDLARKEAFSAQGMEPWEFDVLSVLRRAAAPYSLTPGTLLQELLVSSGTMTNRIDRLEKKGLVKRTPSPHDRRAVLVTLTDKGVARVDAALKELLRRESDLVSPLDEEEQKVLSGLLRRLLLPFEGTPVRPLR; this is encoded by the coding sequence GTGATTCCACAGAATATTTCCTCTGATGCTACTGACGAAGTTGATCGCATCATTCTCGCTTGGCAGATTGAACGCCCGGATCTTGACGTTTCTCCGATGGAGGTTTATTCCCGGGTTGCCCGCTTGGCTCGCCACCTAGATTTGGCTCGTAAAGAGGCCTTCAGCGCGCAAGGAATGGAGCCTTGGGAGTTCGATGTGCTGTCGGTGCTACGCCGCGCCGCCGCCCCCTATTCTTTAACCCCCGGCACCCTGCTGCAGGAGCTGCTGGTTTCTTCCGGCACCATGACTAACCGGATTGATCGTCTAGAAAAGAAGGGGTTAGTCAAACGCACCCCTTCCCCTCATGACCGCCGCGCGGTGTTGGTGACCCTCACCGACAAGGGAGTTGCCCGAGTTGATGCGGCTCTCAAGGAACTGTTGCGACGGGAGTCAGACTTAGTATCTCCCTTAGATGAGGAGGAACAGAAGGTACTCTCGGGACTGCTGCGGCGCCTATTGTTACCTTTCGAAGGCACCCCGGTGCGTCCTCTGCGTTAA
- a CDS encoding 50S ribosomal protein L25/general stress protein Ctc produces the protein MAAELSAQVRKETGKGAARRARRAGQIPAVLYGHTVEENLHLNLPGHETFLIVKDNPNAIINLDVDGEKHLVLLKEIQRHPVRRDILHIDLLAVSRDEKVEVEVPVSVVGEPTPGTVVNLEIFNLPVEVSPLEIPEEIVINVEGWEEGRVLRASELELPAGVTTTLDDNHDVLSITLPEEMPEEPVAEESEEGEEDSEEEATEESAE, from the coding sequence ATGGCGGCAGAACTTTCCGCACAAGTACGCAAAGAAACCGGCAAAGGCGCAGCGCGTCGCGCTCGCCGCGCGGGACAGATTCCGGCAGTTCTCTACGGTCACACTGTAGAAGAAAACCTGCACCTGAATCTGCCAGGTCACGAGACTTTCCTGATTGTAAAAGATAACCCGAACGCGATTATCAACCTGGATGTGGATGGGGAAAAGCACCTGGTGCTGCTAAAGGAAATCCAGCGTCACCCGGTACGCCGCGACATTCTCCACATTGACCTGTTAGCGGTTAGCCGCGACGAAAAAGTCGAGGTCGAAGTACCAGTCTCGGTGGTTGGCGAGCCTACACCTGGCACCGTGGTCAACCTGGAAATCTTCAACTTGCCGGTGGAAGTATCCCCCTTGGAGATCCCCGAAGAAATCGTTATCAACGTGGAAGGCTGGGAAGAAGGCCGCGTCTTGCGTGCTAGCGAGCTAGAACTACCTGCCGGGGTAACCACCACTCTGGACGACAATCACGACGTACTCTCCATTACTCTGCCGGAAGAGATGCCGGAAGAGCCCGTTGCTGAAGAGAGCGAAGAGGGCGAAGAGGATTCCGAGGAAGAAGCTACGGAAGAATCAGCAGAGTAA
- a CDS encoding ABC-F family ATP-binding cassette domain-containing protein, whose translation MSIFLAGTHEAGALAGPRRLLSGITVSLAPCDRIGILGPNGAGKSTLLRLLSGTQEPDSGTVTYAPGISFACLSQQQTLDPALNVKEEVHGNIPDYQWASQPHLRQIDEGLLPDIDLSTKCGELSGGQERRVALARTLGKDAPILALDEPTNHLDVEGVAWLACYLNNRFSSGNGALVVITHDRWFLDAVCNRIWEVVPGVDPGFGREQIPGHVEEYEGSYAAYVLARMERARQAQVAEEKRQNQLRKELAWLRRGAPARTSKPKFRIDAAEALISDVPPLRDSVELVRLASARLGKRVIELEDVSFSYPGSSRKILNQVTWRLNPGQRVGIIGVNGAGKSTLLGIMSGKLTPSAGKVKRGKTVQLATLEQTPHIQGMNPDLRVVEAISQIKERIQWGEQEITAAKLVEKLGFSKERAWTRVSDLSGGEMRRLQIASQLLAEPNVLILDEPTNDLDTDTLAQLEDLLDSFPGTLVVVSHDRYLLQRVTDSQVALLADGTLAALPGGVEQYLELRATGEIPADNDREDAADKTTGEDSGKTGKQPQKSGAEIYRARKELSATEKKLDKLHQQLKQVDQELSEGAADTSPEGLEYLQRLNQRRAQLVSDEETLEENWLRLSEIME comes from the coding sequence GTGAGTATCTTCTTAGCTGGAACCCACGAAGCCGGCGCTCTCGCCGGCCCGCGCCGTCTACTGTCAGGAATAACCGTCAGCCTCGCTCCCTGCGACCGGATCGGAATCTTAGGTCCCAATGGCGCCGGAAAATCTACGCTGCTGCGTCTGCTGAGCGGAACCCAAGAACCCGATAGTGGCACTGTTACCTATGCGCCTGGGATAAGTTTTGCCTGCCTATCCCAGCAGCAAACCCTGGATCCTGCCCTGAACGTAAAAGAAGAAGTCCACGGGAACATCCCCGACTATCAGTGGGCATCACAGCCACATCTACGCCAAATCGATGAGGGACTCCTGCCGGATATAGATTTGTCCACAAAGTGTGGGGAGCTGTCTGGGGGACAGGAGCGCCGGGTAGCCCTGGCGCGCACCCTGGGCAAAGATGCCCCCATTTTGGCGTTAGACGAGCCCACTAACCATTTAGATGTGGAGGGAGTAGCCTGGCTAGCCTGCTACCTCAATAACCGTTTTAGCTCTGGAAACGGAGCTTTAGTGGTGATTACCCACGACCGCTGGTTCTTGGATGCGGTTTGTAACCGGATTTGGGAGGTAGTGCCCGGAGTTGATCCCGGATTTGGGCGCGAACAAATTCCCGGACACGTGGAAGAATACGAGGGTTCGTACGCTGCCTATGTACTTGCCCGGATGGAGCGGGCGCGGCAAGCCCAGGTGGCGGAAGAAAAACGTCAAAACCAGTTGCGCAAAGAACTTGCCTGGTTGCGGCGAGGCGCCCCGGCGCGTACCTCCAAACCAAAATTTCGCATTGACGCCGCTGAAGCCCTGATCAGTGATGTTCCCCCGCTGCGTGACAGCGTAGAGTTAGTGCGCCTGGCCTCGGCGCGCCTAGGGAAACGAGTAATCGAGTTAGAGGACGTGTCCTTTTCTTATCCGGGGTCAAGCCGAAAAATCTTGAACCAGGTGACTTGGCGGTTAAATCCCGGTCAGCGGGTAGGGATTATCGGGGTTAATGGTGCTGGTAAATCCACTTTGTTGGGGATTATGAGTGGGAAACTCACCCCGAGTGCCGGCAAAGTCAAACGGGGGAAAACCGTGCAGCTAGCCACCTTAGAGCAAACTCCCCACATCCAAGGGATGAATCCCGATTTGCGGGTGGTAGAAGCGATTTCCCAGATCAAGGAACGAATCCAGTGGGGGGAACAAGAGATAACCGCCGCCAAACTGGTAGAAAAACTGGGGTTTAGCAAAGAACGCGCCTGGACTAGGGTAAGTGATCTTTCGGGTGGGGAAATGCGGCGTCTGCAGATTGCCTCCCAGCTGCTGGCAGAACCTAATGTGTTGATTCTGGATGAGCCCACGAACGACCTGGATACCGACACTTTGGCGCAGTTAGAGGATCTGCTAGATTCTTTCCCCGGCACCTTGGTGGTGGTCAGTCACGACCGCTACCTGCTACAAAGGGTAACTGATTCGCAGGTGGCGCTGCTGGCTGATGGCACTTTGGCGGCGCTGCCCGGCGGAGTAGAACAGTATTTAGAGCTGCGGGCAACCGGGGAGATTCCCGCCGACAATGACCGTGAGGATGCTGCCGATAAAACTACCGGTGAGGATAGCGGGAAAACCGGGAAGCAGCCGCAAAAAAGCGGGGCGGAAATATACCGGGCGCGTAAGGAACTTTCGGCTACTGAAAAGAAACTCGATAAGCTACATCAACAGCTGAAACAGGTAGACCAGGAGTTAAGCGAAGGTGCCGCCGATACTTCCCCGGAAGGCTTGGAGTACCTGCAAAGGCTTAATCAGCGCCGCGCCCAACTGGTTAGTGACGAGGAGACGCTAGAAGAAAACTGGTTGCGCCTGTCAGAAATCATGGAGTAG
- a CDS encoding ubiquitin-like domain-containing protein, giving the protein MVIEEFANDFTAKTGAVRVEMGKKHRRTSAKITAIFAGISAAIVLGGGVAVASEYKTVSVTVDGATRQVQTMNRTVEQVISDMGIKVGQYDQVTPALGTQMSRNQQIKIVHARPVVLQGTKDAKIGWGVTDQDAPKLQATFRVDGQEVSGSYKEGADPRVAAQAAGIQLSTLDRVTVEKTSADAATIRVSRVERDLSKQEEVTAPPVKEVEDKNLEPGKKVVEDEGKEEVVAKSTFVETVDGEVAFKSPEQVTTVVKAEPKIVRVGPDSSANFDYGPVVPAGEAQEMAHEMVVSRGWSEGQFTCLVKLWNRESGWNSRAENRSSGAYGIPQSLPGNKMASAGADWRTNPATQIRWGLGYIAGRYTDPCGAWDHSQKRGWY; this is encoded by the coding sequence GTGGTTATTGAGGAATTTGCTAATGATTTCACAGCTAAAACCGGAGCAGTGAGGGTGGAAATGGGCAAGAAACATCGGCGCACCAGCGCGAAAATTACGGCGATATTCGCCGGGATTTCCGCCGCCATTGTGTTAGGTGGGGGAGTTGCCGTAGCCAGCGAATACAAGACAGTTTCGGTTACTGTCGATGGCGCCACCCGGCAGGTGCAAACTATGAATCGCACCGTTGAGCAAGTAATTTCCGATATGGGGATCAAGGTTGGGCAATATGACCAAGTGACTCCCGCCCTCGGCACCCAGATGTCTCGCAATCAACAGATCAAGATTGTGCACGCCCGTCCAGTGGTTTTGCAGGGAACCAAAGACGCAAAAATTGGATGGGGAGTAACCGATCAAGACGCTCCCAAGTTGCAGGCAACTTTTAGGGTTGACGGGCAGGAAGTTAGCGGCTCCTATAAAGAGGGCGCGGATCCGCGGGTAGCGGCGCAGGCAGCCGGCATTCAACTTTCTACCCTTGACCGAGTAACTGTAGAAAAAACCAGTGCGGACGCGGCTACCATTCGGGTTTCGCGGGTAGAGCGGGATCTTTCTAAACAAGAAGAAGTGACCGCCCCTCCGGTTAAAGAAGTTGAGGACAAGAACCTGGAGCCGGGCAAGAAAGTAGTTGAGGACGAGGGTAAAGAAGAAGTCGTCGCAAAAAGTACTTTCGTGGAAACCGTAGATGGGGAAGTGGCGTTCAAGTCCCCCGAACAGGTGACTACTGTGGTTAAAGCCGAGCCCAAAATTGTGCGGGTAGGCCCAGATAGCTCTGCAAACTTTGACTATGGGCCGGTAGTGCCCGCGGGGGAAGCCCAAGAAATGGCTCACGAGATGGTAGTTTCGCGCGGCTGGTCAGAAGGACAGTTTACCTGTCTAGTGAAACTGTGGAACCGTGAGTCAGGTTGGAATAGCCGCGCGGAAAATCGCAGTTCCGGCGCCTATGGGATCCCGCAGTCCCTGCCGGGAAACAAAATGGCCTCTGCCGGGGCAGATTGGCGCACTAATCCAGCCACCCAAATCAGGTGGGGGCTTGGATATATTGCGGGACGTTACACTGACCCCTGCGGTGCCTGGGATCATTCTCAGAAACGGGGCTGGTATTAG
- a CDS encoding TatD family hydrolase — MGKSRRRRGWPEVPTPLAGKVIDNHTHLPLWEKQIPLVEGVRLSLAEQLERARQVGVSAMITSGCQVDELAPTVQLTAENPAVFCALAIHPNEAALHEKVVATAPDGQTYQLQEWHQRYSLEQAVQQVYEAATSSEKTVAIGETGLDYFRTSPQGRQAQQRGFRMHISLAKEMGLPLQIHDREAHADTIRILLEEGAPERTIFHCFSGDKEMAQVLAKQGWYASIAGPVTYNANQWQREAAAAMPLSLLLVETDAPYLTPHPHRGQPNASYMTVWTVRKLAEITGRSESEMADQLVKNTREIYGEKVAALAE, encoded by the coding sequence ATGGGGAAATCACGTCGGCGGCGCGGCTGGCCGGAGGTGCCGACGCCTCTAGCCGGTAAAGTCATTGACAATCACACCCATTTACCGCTGTGGGAAAAACAGATTCCCCTGGTAGAGGGGGTACGGCTCAGCTTAGCTGAACAATTGGAACGTGCCCGCCAGGTGGGGGTAAGCGCCATGATTACTTCGGGTTGTCAAGTGGACGAGCTAGCACCTACGGTGCAATTGACTGCGGAAAATCCCGCGGTATTTTGCGCACTGGCGATTCATCCCAATGAGGCGGCTTTGCACGAAAAAGTGGTGGCTACTGCCCCGGATGGGCAAACCTATCAGCTGCAGGAATGGCATCAACGTTATTCTTTAGAGCAGGCAGTCCAGCAGGTTTATGAAGCGGCGACCTCCTCGGAAAAAACCGTAGCGATTGGGGAGACCGGCCTGGACTATTTTCGAACTTCCCCTCAGGGACGGCAGGCGCAGCAGCGCGGATTCCGGATGCATATTTCTCTAGCTAAAGAGATGGGGCTACCGTTGCAGATCCATGACCGGGAGGCGCACGCCGACACTATCCGGATTCTGCTGGAGGAGGGCGCCCCGGAGCGGACTATTTTCCACTGTTTTAGCGGCGATAAAGAAATGGCTCAGGTGCTGGCTAAGCAGGGGTGGTATGCCTCGATTGCCGGACCGGTTACCTATAACGCCAATCAGTGGCAGCGAGAGGCGGCAGCGGCAATGCCTCTTTCGCTGTTGCTGGTAGAAACCGATGCCCCCTATTTGACCCCCCATCCACATCGGGGGCAGCCGAATGCCTCCTATATGACGGTATGGACAGTGCGGAAACTGGCGGAAATCACTGGACGGAGCGAAAGCGAAATGGCCGATCAGCTGGTAAAAAATACCCGTGAGATTTACGGCGAGAAAGTCGCGGCCTTAGCCGAATAG
- a CDS encoding ribose-phosphate diphosphokinase, protein MTGIKSAGQKHLLIVPGRAYPELAQGIAEELHTEVLPTVAYDFANGEIYVRFSESVRGADCYVVQSHTAPLNKWVMEQMIMVDALKRASAARITVVAPFFPYARQDKKHQGREPISARLIADLFKTAGADRLMSVDLHAAQEQGFFDGPWDHLYAQPVLIDYVKRRVDQSNLTIVSPDAGRIRVAEKWANKLGGCELAFVHKTRDTTRPNVAVAHRVVGTVEGRTCVLVDDLIDTGGTIAEAVKVLLHSGAKDVIVAATHGVLSPPAAERLSTCGAREIIVTDTLPISADKRFPQLTVLPIAPLLASAIRTVFDDGSVTALFDQD, encoded by the coding sequence ATGACGGGGATTAAATCCGCAGGTCAAAAACACCTTCTGATTGTACCGGGACGAGCATACCCCGAACTTGCACAGGGGATAGCCGAGGAACTACATACCGAGGTGCTGCCCACTGTCGCCTACGATTTTGCCAATGGCGAGATTTATGTACGGTTTTCAGAGTCAGTACGCGGGGCAGACTGCTATGTAGTGCAATCCCATACTGCTCCTTTGAACAAGTGGGTAATGGAGCAAATGATTATGGTAGATGCCCTCAAACGGGCATCCGCGGCTCGCATTACCGTAGTCGCGCCCTTCTTCCCCTATGCCCGCCAGGATAAGAAACACCAAGGACGCGAACCCATCTCTGCCCGCCTGATTGCCGATTTGTTCAAAACTGCTGGTGCTGACCGGTTAATGAGCGTGGATTTGCATGCCGCTCAAGAACAAGGATTCTTTGATGGCCCCTGGGATCACCTCTATGCCCAACCGGTCCTGATCGACTATGTAAAAAGGCGGGTTGATCAAAGTAATCTCACGATTGTTTCCCCCGATGCGGGCCGTATCCGGGTGGCAGAGAAATGGGCAAATAAGCTGGGTGGTTGCGAACTAGCCTTCGTGCACAAAACCCGGGACACCACCCGCCCCAATGTGGCGGTTGCCCACCGGGTAGTGGGTACGGTAGAAGGTCGCACTTGCGTACTGGTCGATGACCTGATTGATACCGGGGGTACTATCGCCGAAGCGGTTAAGGTGCTGCTACATTCGGGAGCAAAAGACGTGATTGTGGCCGCCACTCACGGGGTACTTTCTCCGCCAGCCGCCGAGCGCCTGTCTACCTGTGGGGCTCGCGAAATCATTGTCACGGACACTTTGCCGATTTCAGCGGATAAACGTTTCCCGCAGCTGACGGTACTACCAATCGCGCCTCTACTGGCTAGCGCGATCCGGACCGTTTTTGATGATGGCTCCGTTACCGCCCTCTTTGACCAAGATTAG
- the rsmA gene encoding 16S rRNA (adenine(1518)-N(6)/adenine(1519)-N(6))-dimethyltransferase RsmA, with protein sequence MEENPAVTLLTPSVIHRLCRQLDIRPTKQLGQNFVTEPSAIRKIVREAGIKAGDQVLEVGPGLGSLTLGLLEAGACVTACEIDPRLARFLPATILSHASGAAGQMYLIQKDALKLLPADLVGLKSIAPDAEKTVSEREDLSREFSPEVLVSNLPYNVAVPVLLHLFAAFPSLKRALVMVQKEVALRLCATPGSKVYGVPSVKIAWYGKARMGSEISRRVFYPQPNVDSALVEITRETKTPVRRVFEGRQSNLAPGTAPAGEPTEEERQAVFKLIDQAFASRRKMLRAGLKSWAQPLAAAPLLQACGIDPTARAENLSVEHFTALARLRGALLSGFENSQPDPSEQNASGEGAPQDCENLPVGGETSTGKSPLKARASAHGKINLLLAAGEAEDGYHRLSIVFQAVSLKETVEITLQPEGFDLEVSFSAPPGAVGYDSSRDQQAMSGLDPQNNLAIRAFVLVSAHCGYEGGAQIKINKQVPVAAGMAGGSADGAAALLAANQVLQAGLSLGELAELGASLGADVPFGLYGGTSFADRRGDRITPLPPAKPLHLVVAVSPETLPTPKVFQQFDQSGVASTALPTIADITALLEALYSGNLDALAKLIRNDLQAPALALLPQLEATIETAKEQEAIPFITGSGPSVICLVDSAEKAEELAARLAQLEQVAYTLPLTFSASDIELARKQWLA encoded by the coding sequence GTGGAAGAAAACCCTGCAGTTACCCTGCTGACTCCCAGCGTAATTCACCGGCTATGCCGCCAGCTGGATATCCGCCCTACTAAACAGTTGGGACAAAACTTTGTTACTGAGCCCAGTGCTATTCGAAAAATCGTGCGCGAAGCCGGGATAAAAGCCGGTGACCAGGTACTAGAAGTCGGTCCCGGACTGGGATCGCTAACTTTGGGGCTGCTAGAGGCGGGCGCCTGCGTGACCGCCTGCGAGATTGACCCCCGTCTAGCCCGGTTCTTACCGGCAACTATTCTCAGTCACGCTTCCGGTGCTGCCGGTCAGATGTATCTGATTCAAAAAGACGCCTTAAAGCTGTTACCTGCAGATTTAGTGGGATTGAAAAGCATTGCGCCGGACGCAGAAAAAACAGTGAGCGAGAGGGAAGATCTTTCCCGGGAGTTTTCCCCGGAAGTTTTAGTTTCTAACTTGCCCTATAACGTGGCGGTTCCGGTGTTGTTGCATTTATTTGCGGCTTTCCCTTCTCTTAAACGCGCGTTAGTAATGGTGCAAAAAGAGGTGGCACTGCGCCTGTGCGCCACTCCGGGCAGCAAAGTCTACGGGGTGCCCAGCGTAAAAATTGCCTGGTACGGCAAGGCACGGATGGGATCAGAGATTTCGCGGCGAGTATTTTACCCGCAACCCAACGTAGATTCGGCCTTAGTAGAGATCACCCGGGAAACCAAAACCCCTGTTAGAAGGGTATTCGAGGGCAGGCAAAGCAACTTAGCTCCGGGAACGGCACCTGCAGGGGAGCCAACAGAAGAAGAACGCCAAGCGGTTTTTAAACTAATCGACCAGGCGTTTGCTTCCCGGAGAAAGATGCTGCGGGCGGGGCTAAAATCTTGGGCGCAGCCCCTGGCCGCCGCGCCCCTCTTACAAGCCTGCGGAATCGATCCCACTGCCCGCGCCGAAAACCTGAGTGTGGAGCACTTTACGGCGCTGGCCAGGCTGAGGGGCGCTCTCCTTTCCGGTTTTGAAAACTCGCAACCGGATCCTAGCGAGCAAAATGCATCTGGTGAAGGCGCGCCTCAGGATTGTGAAAACCTGCCAGTAGGAGGGGAAACTTCGACAGGGAAATCCCCGCTCAAGGCGCGCGCGAGCGCCCACGGGAAAATAAATCTGTTGTTAGCCGCCGGGGAAGCTGAAGACGGTTACCACCGCCTATCCATTGTTTTCCAAGCAGTCAGCCTCAAAGAAACCGTAGAGATAACCCTGCAACCAGAGGGTTTTGACCTTGAAGTTTCCTTCAGCGCCCCGCCCGGCGCGGTTGGCTACGATTCTAGCCGCGACCAACAGGCAATGTCGGGGCTAGATCCGCAGAATAACCTGGCTATCCGAGCATTTGTGCTGGTATCCGCGCATTGTGGTTACGAGGGAGGCGCGCAGATAAAGATTAACAAACAGGTGCCGGTAGCGGCCGGCATGGCAGGCGGCTCTGCCGATGGGGCAGCGGCATTGCTCGCCGCTAACCAGGTACTGCAAGCCGGGCTCTCCCTGGGGGAATTGGCCGAACTGGGAGCTAGCCTGGGCGCGGATGTGCCCTTTGGGCTTTACGGGGGAACCAGTTTCGCGGATCGGCGCGGTGACCGGATTACCCCCCTGCCGCCAGCAAAACCCTTGCATCTGGTGGTGGCAGTTTCCCCGGAAACCCTGCCCACTCCAAAGGTGTTTCAACAGTTTGACCAGTCAGGCGTGGCATCGACCGCCTTGCCGACTATAGCGGATATAACTGCCCTGCTAGAAGCACTTTATTCTGGAAATTTGGACGCCTTAGCAAAGTTAATCCGTAACGATTTACAAGCCCCGGCGCTTGCCTTACTTCCGCAGCTGGAGGCGACTATAGAGACCGCTAAAGAGCAGGAAGCGATTCCTTTTATTACTGGTTCTGGCCCCAGCGTTATTTGCCTAGTTGACAGCGCTGAGAAGGCAGAAGAACTGGCCGCTAGGCTGGCGCAACTAGAACAAGTTGCCTACACCTTGCCGCTGACTTTTTCTGCCTCCGACATAGAGTTAGCCAGAAAGCAGTGGTTGGCGTGA
- the pth gene encoding aminoacyl-tRNA hydrolase has protein sequence MAESWLVIGLGNPGDKYAGTRHNAGHLVISHLAQTQGEQLRRHKTGSQVATMRLGMPGIQTPAVQLAILDSFMNTSGIPTAKLVKFFGIDPAERLLVIHDDLDLPAFDLRLKRGGGEGGHNGLRSISQNLGTRDYARLRIGIGRPHPRQDPADYVLSRFPRGEQAALEDALDRACEAVTEVVTEGFTRAQQRLNTHAS, from the coding sequence GTGGCAGAATCCTGGCTGGTGATTGGCCTGGGTAATCCGGGCGATAAATATGCAGGTACCCGCCATAATGCCGGGCACCTGGTGATTTCCCATCTGGCGCAAACCCAAGGAGAGCAGCTGCGGCGCCACAAAACTGGCAGCCAGGTAGCCACTATGCGTCTGGGAATGCCCGGAATCCAAACCCCCGCTGTGCAGCTAGCCATCTTGGATTCCTTTATGAACACTTCTGGGATTCCTACCGCGAAACTGGTGAAGTTTTTCGGGATTGATCCTGCTGAACGTTTACTGGTAATCCATGATGACCTGGATTTGCCGGCCTTCGATTTACGACTTAAACGCGGAGGCGGCGAAGGCGGTCATAACGGCCTGCGTTCCATCAGTCAGAACCTGGGAACCAGAGACTATGCGCGCCTGCGTATCGGGATCGGACGTCCGCACCCGCGGCAAGATCCGGCAGACTACGTACTTTCGCGCTTTCCTCGGGGGGAACAAGCCGCCCTCGAAGATGCCCTGGATCGAGCCTGCGAAGCCGTAACCGAAGTAGTAACCGAGGGATTTACTCGCGCCCAACAGCGCCTAAACACTCACGCCAGTTAG
- the rimP gene encoding ribosome maturation factor RimP: MSKAKTKLEDELYELLTGDCEDAGLFLEDVSLKRAGKYTRLVVTVDLPRGPGAVREDQLSQATLEISRHLDEVDPINGTYNLEVTTPGIERPLRDERQFSRAIGHQILVKRCEGTNEEGKLVATTTEEIELETAAGQRTVPLKDIAQAQMVVKF, encoded by the coding sequence ATGAGCAAAGCAAAAACTAAACTAGAAGATGAACTCTACGAGTTATTAACCGGGGATTGCGAAGATGCTGGACTTTTTCTCGAAGACGTGTCTTTAAAACGTGCCGGAAAATATACCCGCCTAGTGGTAACGGTAGATTTACCCCGCGGACCGGGTGCGGTGCGTGAAGATCAGCTTTCTCAGGCGACCTTAGAGATTTCTCGACACCTGGATGAGGTTGACCCGATTAACGGCACCTATAACCTGGAGGTCACTACCCCTGGAATTGAGCGTCCTCTAAGGGATGAACGCCAGTTTTCCAGGGCGATTGGGCATCAGATCTTGGTGAAGAGGTGTGAGGGCACCAACGAAGAGGGTAAGCTGGTGGCTACGACAACTGAAGAAATCGAACTGGAAACTGCCGCGGGCCAGCGCACCGTCCCCCTAAAAGATATTGCGCAAGCCCAGATGGTAGTGAAGTTCTAA
- a CDS encoding bifunctional UDP-N-acetylglucosamine diphosphorylase/glucosamine-1-phosphate N-acetyltransferase GlmU codes for MENTPAAAIILAAGKGTRMKSARPKVLHPLAGKALLGHAIDAVAALKPGALCVVIRHEREAVAQYVNSYCPQAILADQDEIPGTGRAVQCALQKLGEQGQLSGTVVITSGDVPLLESSTLERMLQTHQGAGNQVTILTTQVPDPTGYGRIIRSENGAVSAIVEDRDCQENQRQIREINAGIYAFDAQFLTQALSGLDTDNDQGEVYLTDTIAIAAGNGRAGAYLLDDYMQAEGCNDRIQLAGLHREYNRRILNQLMKDGVSIIDPETTWIEKSVTIAADAVILPGCDFHGDTVIGADAEVGPFTSLRDVKVGEGAQVRRCDLQAVNIANGSNHCCETNL; via the coding sequence ATGGAAAATACGCCCGCTGCAGCGATTATTTTGGCTGCTGGTAAAGGCACTCGTATGAAATCTGCTCGCCCCAAAGTGCTGCACCCCCTAGCGGGCAAAGCGCTGCTGGGACATGCTATCGATGCGGTCGCCGCCCTGAAACCAGGGGCGTTGTGCGTGGTTATTCGCCATGAACGCGAAGCGGTAGCCCAGTATGTAAACAGCTACTGTCCGCAAGCAATTTTGGCTGACCAAGATGAAATCCCGGGAACCGGGAGGGCAGTGCAATGCGCCCTCCAAAAACTGGGTGAGCAAGGCCAGCTCAGCGGAACCGTGGTGATTACCTCCGGAGACGTGCCACTTCTGGAAAGCTCCACCCTCGAGAGAATGCTGCAAACCCATCAGGGAGCCGGAAATCAGGTAACTATTTTGACTACCCAAGTACCGGATCCCACTGGCTATGGCCGGATAATCCGCTCCGAAAATGGCGCGGTCAGCGCCATTGTAGAAGACCGCGACTGCCAGGAAAACCAGCGACAAATCCGGGAAATTAACGCAGGCATCTATGCTTTCGATGCCCAGTTCCTGACCCAGGCTCTTTCGGGACTGGATACCGATAATGACCAGGGCGAGGTTTACCTGACGGACACCATTGCGATAGCGGCCGGAAACGGGCGCGCCGGAGCCTATCTGCTCGATGACTATATGCAGGCCGAAGGCTGTAATGACCGGATACAGCTGGCGGGGTTGCACCGGGAATATAACCGGCGGATTCTTAACCAATTGATGAAGGATGGGGTTAGCATTATTGACCCCGAAACCACGTGGATTGAAAAAAGCGTAACTATTGCGGCTGACGCCGTGATTTTGCCGGGATGCGATTTCCACGGCGACACGGTGATTGGCGCTGATGCCGAGGTCGGTCCCTTTACTTCTCTTCGTGATGTAAAGGTAGGGGAGGGCGCTCAGGTGCGGCGCTGTGATTTGCAGGCAGTAAATATCGCTAATGGTTCCAACCATTGTTGCGAAACCAACCTGTAG